GCCTTGTAACCATGTTATTTATTACCCAAATCGAATCCTCAAGGGTCTGGATCCGACCGTCGGGTCCAGGAGTAGGAGCCCGTTTGCTTGGATTACGGAAGCTCTGTCTTCTTCCGAGAAGGACGTGATCTCTATGTCTGGGGTTGATTCTGCTGTTTACTTTGTGTTTTTGGCCACtggtttgtttttctttctttttctttagaatgtttcaatttttctttggtGCTTGCTCTGTTTTTCATTTCGTTCTgcatttggatttttttttcagtgCTGGGGATTTTTGTGTTGTCTGCTGTTGTTCTGCTGCCAGTGCTCATTCCAATTGCTGTTACCGATGATGGGATTAAGAATGCTAAAATGAATAATACCCAAAGTGTTGGGACTTTCAGTGAACTTGACAATTTATCCATGGGAAATATCAATGTAAGCAACATTAATACCCTGTTTGATAAGGATTTTGTTAACCATGTGTTCTTTCTTTAGTTAATACATAATGGTGTTTGGATttggaaatgaaaaacaaaaaaaaaaatgtcgaGTTCTTATTTTTCAGAAAACAGGAACTGGAGGCTTGGCCTTTTTGGTTCTCAGATTTGAGTTTTGACTTGTTTTCATATGCAGTTACGGAGTAATCGGCTTTGGGCCTTCTTATTAGCCACCTACTGGGTTTCCTTTGTGGTATATTACCTGACATGGAAAGCTTATAATCACGTCTCTGCTCTGAGAGCTGAAGCTCTAATGACTCCAGAAGTAAAGGCCGAACAATTTGCCATTATTGTTAGAGATATTCCTCCGGTCCCTGAAGGTCAAACTAGGAAGGAACAGGTTGATTCCTTTTTTAAGAATATCTATCCAGATACATTCTATCGATCGCTGATCGTCACAGACAACAAAAAGGTCTGTTCAACATttcactttttgaactttatatttattatttcaagaTTGCTTGTAGCTCAGTAGTTCCGTTTCTTTAATCTTCTTACGTTTGCTTCTTCTCATACAATTGTATTTACCTTGCGATGTGTTGTATTTACCTTGCGatgtgttgttttttcttgttgaaaTATTTGACTGTAGGATGTTTTgcaaaaaaatgtgaattgtatttaacaaatttgaggaaaatataaacaaacaaagtCAAATTTGCCTCTCGGTGAATAATAGTTTTGGGTTTTTCCACACTATAATCTGTTGCTATGAATAGAGTCTGTTGTTGTATTTGCATTGTCGTGTATGGTTTCTCCGGTTGAAACTTTTCTCTTCTAGGATATGTAGGATAGGGTGTCTCATCTACGATATTTAAGATAAGATGTGAATTGTGTGAAACACATTTAAGAAAACTGCGCAACAGATTAGATCATATTTGCCACTCTGTGTGTGCACCGGTTTAGAGTTCTTCaactcttatttttttaagagagATTTCTTTCACATATAATTTCTATGTGGCATAATGTAAATGGTCAAATGTCAAGCAGGTCAATAAATTGTGGGAGGAGTTGGAAGGATACAAGAAAAAACTCGAACGGTCTGAAGCTGTCTTTGAAGCTTCAAAAACAGAAGCCAAGCCAGAAGGTGTAAGACCAACACATAAAACTGGCTTTCTTGGTCTTATTGGGAAAAAAGTTGACAGCATAGAATTCTACTCTGAGAAGATCAATGAGCTAGTACCAAAATTGGAATCTGAACAGAAGGCTACTCTCAGAGAGAAGCAGAAGAATGCTGCTGTAGTTGTCTTTAATAACCGGAAAACAGCAGCTTCTGCAGCTCAAAACTTACACGCACAAATCGTTGATAAATGGACTGTCCTGGCAGCTCCTGAACCCCGCCAAATTATCTGGCCTAATctttacataaattttattcagaGGCAAGTCAGACAGTATGTTGTGTATGTCATTGTGGCCCTGATGATTTTCTTCTACATGATTCCAATTACTGCAGTTTCTGCTGTTACGACACTTGATAACTTGAGGAAGTTTCTGCCATTTTTAAAGCCAGTTGTGAACATAGGTGCAGTCAAGGCAATTTTAGAAGCTTACTTACCTCAGCTAGCTTTGATTATCTTCTTGGCTCTGCTGCCCAAGTTACTACTCTTTCTATCAAAAACTGAGGGAATTCCTTCAGAGGGACATGCACAGAGGGCTGCTTCTGGgaaatatttctatttcacAGTGTTGAATGTGTTCATTGGTGTCACTTTGAGTGGTGCACTTTTCAGAACATTCAAGAGCATCCAGAAGGATCCAAACTCTCTTGTTCCCTTGTTGGCAAGTAGTCTCCCTGGCAGTGCAACTTTCTTCCTTACCTTTGTGGCTCTCAAGTAAGCTTCGATTCTCGGTTGcttcaattttggtttttcatcTTTATGAAGCCAACTTACTTTTGCATGTATTAATGATCCTTAAACCAAAAtgcttttaaaacaataattttgataccatcattaattctatatttttaatgaatgTAGATTAAGAATCAATATAAATTTAGCATTCGTTACTAGCAAACTGATTTTGGTTCTTTTGTGCATAGGTTCTTCGTCGGTTATGGTCTTGAACTATCAAGGATAGTTCCTCTTATCATTTTccatttgaagaagaaatttcTTTGCAAATGTGAAGCTGATGTGAAGGATGCCTGGACTCCAGGAGATCTTGGTTATGGAACTCGAATTCCTGGTGACTTGCTCATTTTTACGATAGTCCTCTGCTACTCCATCATAACACCTCTGATTGTTCCGTTCGGTGTCATATACTTTGGTCTTGGATGGCTTATTCTTCGCAATCAGGTAACATAAATTGATTGTAAAATGTAGCAATCAAACCAATTTTCTGCCTTTTGGATCattcttttgttgttgtgttAATGTATGACCTTGTTTTTACAGGTCTTGAAAGTTTATGTTCCTTCCTATGAGACCTATGGAAGAATATGGCCACATATATTCAACCGTATCATAGCGTCTCTCCTATTGTACCAACTTACCATGTTCGGTTTCTTCGGAGTGAAGAAATTCTACTATGCTCCAATCTTAATTCCACTCCCCATAATCTCCTTGATATTTGCCTTCCTTTGTCACAAAAAATTCTACCGATCTTTCGCTAACACTGCTCTTGAAGTTGCTCGTAATGATTTGAAGGAAGTTCCCAGCATGGAACAAGTTTTCAGATCTTTTGTTCCACCAAGTTTGAGCTCCGAGAAGGTCGATGATGACCACTTTGAAGATGCACGATCTCAAGTTTCGAGAACAGGATCATTTGTTTGATAGAAGTTTACATAGTTCATTCGCCGTGAATCTTGTGTGAAAGTTAGATGGAAAGTGTTGATAGTTTGCATTAGTTTGCATTAGGGATCAAGAAGTTTAGGTTGTGATTATGATTAATGTATACCTCACTTTGTTGTGTTTATGGTTTAGTTTTAATAGCAATGAGAAAGGTAACTAAGTCATGTATGTGTGTACAAGAAGAATGAATGATTCATAGCAATTCTACTATCTCTTCTGTATTTAATGATATTGAAAGTGTTATTTCCTTTCCAGATTACATTTCTTCtgtcatttacaataattatatatataaattattgtttagaataatttcaatttgcaaaattaaagtttaattaatgcATGATTAGTACATATTAACTTAAACAATAGTTTAATGATTACGAGTCAATGGCTTTTATATGGTATTTATGATACAGTTTCATTAGaaaaagactaatttgaaatttattaaaaacaaaatgaattttatttctatttcttttttggcaAATGAGAAAATGTGGTGGAGGAAACTATACAATGAAACTTTTGGACTTTTCAAATAATCACTTGCTTAATCTTTAAgaataattttgctatagcaATGCCTAAAATCCTATGGCTTAATGTCAGCTATTACAATAAAGAActaatacatacatacatacatatataattcaataactaaataaatggactgaaattcttttgaaaataataaaatttcagattttataAGTCTCTATAAATATCTATtgtagttaaaattttaaaaatagtttgtaattttattactattaaggactaaaattttgacaattatttacttttcttaaaatctattttctaTCTTCAGATTGGGATTccattagtttttgaaatttagattttttccCTCAATTTCTTGATTATGTTTTCATCTgtcttcaaaattataattgaattcTTAGTCAATCTTGTAGTTTAATGAATGTGATCATCcataaaaatgtataatttccaaaagtataaatgtaaaattaaattttgcccttcaaatttcctttttttttttaaagagaaaaagggtaTTGTGTAGCGACGTTCTCAGCGTTTTCCCCCCTAAAAGGAGCTTTGTAGTTGCAGTCGAGGCTTGTGCGcttcaaacaaattgaatTGGGAGATGGAAATTTGAATTGAGTCCCCTTTGAAGAAGAATCCCACCACTTAATCCGCTTCTGAAATTTCTTACAATCAAACCCAGttgattattttcaattctcaAGAACAAAGATCGCTGTGGGCTtcgattttgattttgtaaggAAAAACCCACTTGAAAATGTCTTCATCTTCTCCGTTTTTCGGACCCCCAGAAATGGTTGTCAAGAATCGCTTTCTGGGTTTCCTTATTTGGCAATTTATTCCTTCAACAGTCGTGTTTTTCCTCTTCAAAATCTTCGTTTCAGCCATTTCTTCTGTTTCTGTTACCAATTCCTCAGCTGGAACTAGGGACCCATCTGCCCCTTTTGCTTCATTGCTCACTGGGTTCCTTACCTTTCTTACATTTCATCTTTCTCAgctccttttttcttcttccctttctcttcttgCTTCTCCCCAGCTCGAGAGACCTGCCGCGCCGCTTGAGCTCGTGTTTGGGCTCGTCCGGTTTCTTGTAGTTTCAGGTGGTGATAATGCTTCATCAGCGTCGGCTTTGAAGGATTTTCGCCGTCGAGCTATGGTTTCGTtctatttggttttgtttgttgtggCAACTGCGGTTTCAGGTTCCTTGGCGGCGGTTTCCATATGTTGGGGGAAATCAGATGGTCTTAGAAGTGCGTGGCATATGGGTCTCTTGATGGGTTTGATTTATGGCTGTTTCTATGTTTACAAGAAAAGATGGGTTCTAATGTTCCCAATCATACAGGTTAGCTTTCGATCCTCCGTttgtaatttgattgtttattttCTGCCTGGTTGCTAGACTAGTGGAAACTTAAGAGGTTATAATGACTATGGAGAAATAGCTAGTTCTGTGAATTGTTCAGAATTGGAGTGGTTCTGGGGGTTTTATTTGAATTGGAAACTGGTGTTCTGATACGCTTACATCTAATGATATATAAGGGTTTGAATGCAAAGAGAAGACACTGAATTAGTCTATGccttatttccaaaatttacaGATGGGCCTTAGTTCCAATTGGGGCTCATTGTTGAATATCATGGCAATGCTGCAatacataaattttgattgtttgacTGTGTATTTATTGATTTCAACTTAGAAGATGTAGTTTGATACTTTCTTATTGAAAACAGATTATACTTGTAAGATGTTCTGTGCAGAAGGAAAATGTCTTTGGATCTTAGTAGTTTTGACAGCAGCTTTGAGAACTATGTCGAATAAGAAGTAATTCTTAGGATGCGTAAGAAAATGACTTTGAAGATTTCGAGTACTATAATATGCCTTGCTGCGTCTTTGGATATCATTTATGGTTAAATTAGGGAGGATGCTTTCAAGATGACAACGCGTTACATaatgtttgttatttgtaAAAGgcattcttcaattttaacccttttctagatttttaatattattctaCAATTAGTGATTTT
This DNA window, taken from Cucumis sativus cultivar 9930 chromosome 6, Cucumber_9930_V3, whole genome shotgun sequence, encodes the following:
- the LOC101211872 gene encoding CSC1-like protein ERD4; its protein translation is MDFSSFLTSLGTSFVIFLVLMLVFAWLSSRPCNHVIYYPNRILKGLDPTVGSRSRSPFAWITEALSSSEKDVISMSGVDSAVYFVFLATVLGIFVLSAVVLLPVLIPIAVTDDGIKNAKMNNTQSVGTFSELDNLSMGNINLRSNRLWAFLLATYWVSFVVYYLTWKAYNHVSALRAEALMTPEVKAEQFAIIVRDIPPVPEGQTRKEQVDSFFKNIYPDTFYRSLIVTDNKKVNKLWEELEGYKKKLERSEAVFEASKTEAKPEGVRPTHKTGFLGLIGKKVDSIEFYSEKINELVPKLESEQKATLREKQKNAAVVVFNNRKTAASAAQNLHAQIVDKWTVLAAPEPRQIIWPNLYINFIQRQVRQYVVYVIVALMIFFYMIPITAVSAVTTLDNLRKFLPFLKPVVNIGAVKAILEAYLPQLALIIFLALLPKLLLFLSKTEGIPSEGHAQRAASGKYFYFTVLNVFIGVTLSGALFRTFKSIQKDPNSLVPLLASSLPGSATFFLTFVALKFFVGYGLELSRIVPLIIFHLKKKFLCKCEADVKDAWTPGDLGYGTRIPGDLLIFTIVLCYSIITPLIVPFGVIYFGLGWLILRNQVLKVYVPSYETYGRIWPHIFNRIIASLLLYQLTMFGFFGVKKFYYAPILIPLPIISLIFAFLCHKKFYRSFANTALEVARNDLKEVPSMEQVFRSFVPPSLSSEKVDDDHFEDARSQVSRTGSFV